The genomic region CCGCACCGAAGCTGCGCGAGCAGCTCATTGATCTTGTTTCCGGGGGCTCGTACCACCTGGTCGTCGACATGGAGGGCGTCGAGTTCCTCGACTCGACCGGCCTCGGCGTCCTGGTCGGCGGCCTCAAGCGGGTGCGTGCGCACGAGGGTTCCCTGCGGCTGGTCTGCACCCAGGAACGCATCCTCAAGATCTTCCGGATCACGGGTCTCACCAAGGTCTTCCCGATCCATTCCTCCATCGAGGAAGCGCTCGCCGCCAGCGAGTGAGTGAGCCGGACATCACGCCTTCGGAAAGGCAGGCACCGCCGTATGCCCACCGTTGAGCTGCGGTTCGCCGCCCTGAACGGACACGTCCGCACGGCGCGGATGATCGCCACGGCGGTCAGCCGCCGGGCCGGGGTTCCCGCCGGAGCCGCCGACGAGATCAAGTTGGCGGTCACGGAGGCAT from Frankia alni ACN14a harbors:
- a CDS encoding STAS domain-containing protein; protein product: MDLSLTTRQEGNHTVVVVGGEIDVYTAPKLREQLIDLVSGGSYHLVVDMEGVEFLDSTGLGVLVGGLKRVRAHEGSLRLVCTQERILKIFRITGLTKVFPIHSSIEEALAASE